A region from the Cryptococcus gattii WM276 chromosome H, complete sequence genome encodes:
- a CDS encoding snoRNA-binding rRNA-processing protein UTP10 (Similar to TIGR gene model, INSD accession AAW45540.1), giving the protein MSSLAQQLQSIASLDAARLTSAYGAPSGKSYLFPPDVASSHDIDTIFDLAQSGFDELLSLDPDMEEFEEELFSEAAKRTDRMVLSKEENDNLDRTLGRCLRRLSKWIRLMAGGKCIEWLVRRFRVHEMNVDEVLRAFLPYHESPNFPRILAILTIPKTSPYYATFAPLVNNAQPIPRSYIVTSISPAKDKSLVLLGDIASMVQQAIKEDVVHHALLTFWTATMVDLLEGARHGKGANEGVVKQLVESFVTLLETPKAGEDVNAAVYPPLVLLTRTVPLADEPFLAIVSSLLTPGTGSNPSQRMLTLLVILNDRPIWSLGLGEHATENLAKVSQLGEILVAAMNKYKFEKALNIVVKSMLEKPGLHAKALATVLEHESLPISVTELASANLLQLGSSTDSEEVKAACKSLLTNLRERHPSIVDTAFLQASASLEIDAHPVDHDLVQKPTEEVAFLDVYAADISSRVAGVKSVIEMAKKGEEIESSITALEARLSDADENVVNALYEEPKALLEILPVEKYIAGVKPVFWTVSPIPHIIGLHLDFISQHLLASHPEAGKQIYESLLFPTFLSTEKRQPLTKSQALKLLNGGFKKLDKLNKIGPEIGKAREEGMKGAQRGNLVIARALADATVASSTVEDDVSFLIAQLDSTTSSARLLAYLILHSLVITLRGPRQLSTCLSILKYLSPRLAGHSLRDLKHADENVNTVYMESVYKKTEETRTTLRATVSILAAMSKVTKPGGQIVWLSGESKAKDASYKTFAQQIYLWANTAILPANVAQSLLRSLLTQLGEEALLFLSSIWTSSTSPAPLRTSALKHALAFIHAYATLPTSPAAQGQPVDFQVILPQILIALQDSDKDVRRVAVDVLRSVEGGEGMGDVYALDAVYGDRSEMTQLLKSIDRKKYIETLVEVAEEFVIDPLRLKAFHTEVLNMQSGKNRKESAHRRAIIGFLMSHVASYRAIHARLVLLSLLSDVHDTSILRSAIPLLASLLDDKSEESIWLGSTPDGQQGLYLQALMGSLKVQSISVLGEAGGEGWEFLLNLLDASKSSRFIARLRILSFKSMVGGVFSALGPQQQIEYITALIQCIHALPTDDALDTVKVLEKLDIQPSILIELIEHLSDPLEMSVNRKRQRQDAADDGKPTQAVHELTTLVDSRNWPSIPASASLVASLMSILSALLTKRLIIKEGIDYLEQEVLGAILALVERITDAQEIQRAHVGIEVVIKVIRASTNPRTAQRALLVASELARLIPDAVLHNVMPIFTFMGASDFQRDDAYTFGVVEKTVSRIVPVMTESLKEKAQSSLELYTESLTFLSIFTDMAGRLPRHRTLPFFVHLVKSLGASDYLAPVCMLLVDRATTKAGRNKESVSNVLELPANLAAAFDVSVKTEALGEIVQELARLIGDLSKTDKEAFLSQTISENDATDRPLRQATYLLSFFSSLLGQLRGKACSQAPVQSVVRQLIVLAASTSQPVMATTDIPANLHKALASTMLLLSADNFLGVTAELLSDGSEQDIIMSLGVFAERLPLIKSEVRLRCTKIIAEILKKIGGLLAAPGATVSAALEAVKSVTKTAIAQEDGALASVLPAIVGCVGMVKESAVVVAALSLIELLIRRLAARTIPIIQSILDTSLNLVKSTKSAAAVTNRAFVTLSSVIETIPTFVSSKQLSAILITTIDYRTVEETSPSSLFTTLAKKIRTKSLFPVLIEVWKTVQEKDGDSEMKGFFEMLRLTLKNATREDLPSMLKPVFAFFLDVFDLRHRLQLKGVDTKVINDVEESAIGSFLELVTKLNEPTFKPLFIRLYDWAVIDLAEGKNVDNERLTERKIVLLHVMMGLLTKFKNLLSPYMGTLLPHVQELLPAFATGSIRSEPLWTLLLNVLGKSFEVDSGAFWTDALEIELLPQLVAQVSLFLSIAPSSQNPRPISSCLASLAGSTTAENVLRRLNTAVCLATRSDDPKARLAALDALGAIWDAQAEEMVGLVPETVSEFLAELLEDESKDVEIAARVVLAKIEKVTGSLTEYLE; this is encoded by the exons ATGTCCTCCCTGGCCCAACAACTCCAGAGCATCGCCTCTCTCGATGCAGCCAGGCTTACATCAGCCTACGGTGCTCCTTCCGGCAAATCTTACCTCTTTCCCCCCGATGTCGCCTCTTCCCATGATATCGACACCATCTTCGATCTCGCCCAATCCGGCTTTGACGAGCTTCTGTCTTTGGACCCTGATATGGAAGAatttgaagaagagctgTTCAGTGAAGCTGCGAAGAGGACGGATAGAATGGTGCTGAGcaaggaagagaatgaTAATTTGGACAGGACCTTGGGAAGATGTTTAAGAAGATTGAGTAAATGGATCAGGCTTATGGCTGGCGGAAAATGTATCGAATGGCTGGTCAGAAGGTTCAG GGTGCACGAGATGAATGTCGACGAGGTTCTTCGAGCCTTCTTGCCCTACCACGAATCTCCCAACTTCCCTCGTATCCTCGCCATCCTCACTATTCCCAAAACATCACCTTACTACGCTACATTTGCTCCTCTAGTAAATAATGCCCAGCCCATCCCCCGATCATACATTGTCACTTCCATTTCACCTGCCAAGGACAAGTCTCTTGTCCTCCTTGGTGACATCGCCTCCATGGTCCAACAAGCGATCAAGGAAGATGTCGTGCACCATGCTTTGCTTACCTTTTGGACGGCCACCATGGTTGACTTATTGGAGGGTGCTAGACATGGAAAGGGTGCCAACGAGGGTGTTGTGAAGCAACTCGTCGAGAGCTTTGTGACCCTGCTTGAAACACCCAAGGCAGGCGAAGATGTGAAT GCTGCCGTTTATCCTCCTCTCGTTCTCCTCACTCGCACAGTTCCTCTTGCCGACGAACCTTTCCTCGCCATCgtctcttctcttcttaCACCGGGTACTGGTTCCAATCCTTCACAGCGTATGCTCACTCTTCTTGTGATTCTCAACGACCGTCCAATCTGGTCTCTTGGTCTTGGAGAGCATGCGACTGAGAATTTGGCCAAAGTCAGCCAGTTGGGTGAGATCCTCGTTGCCGCAATGAACAAGTATAAGTTTGAAAAGGCGCTCAATATTGTGGTTAAGAGTATGCTCGAGAAGCCCGGCTTGCACGCCAAGGCCCTTGCTACTGTTCTTGAGCACGAatctcttcccatctcTGTTACAGAGCTTGCCTCTGCAAATCTTTTGCAGCTTGGTTCATCTACCGACTCCGAAGAAGTCAAGGCTGCCTGCAAATCACTCTTAACCAACTTGCGAGAACGTCACCCTTCGATCGTGGATACTGCATTCCTCCAAGCTTCTGCATCTTTGGAGATTGATGCTCATCCTGTCGATCATGATCTTGTGCAAAAACCCACCGAAGAGGTTGCTTTCCTTGATGTGTACGCTGCCGATATTTCTAGTCGAGTGGCTGGTGTCAAGTCAGTCATCGAGATGGCCAAGAAGGGCGAAGAAATTGAGAGCTCCATTACTGCTCTTGAAGCGAGATTGAGTGATGCCGATGAGAATGTTGTGAACGCGCTTTATGAAGAGCCCAAGGCGTTATTGGAGATCTTGCCTGTCGAAAAGTATATTGCCGGCGTCAAACCTGTTTTCTGGACCGTTTCCCCTATCCCTCACATTATTGGACTTCATCTCGATTTCATCTCCCAACATCTTCTCGCCTCCCACCCTGAGGCTGGAAAACAAATTTACGAGTCCCTCCTTTTCCCCACTTTCCTCTCAACCGAAAAACGTCAACCGCTTACTAAGAGTCAGGCATTGAAGCTGCTCAACGGTGGGTTCAAAAAGTTGGACAAATTGAACAAAATTGGCCCTGAGATTGGTAAGGCAAGGGAGGAAGGTATGAAGGGTGCACAAAGGGGAAATTTGGTTATTGCCAGGGCTTTGGCAG ACGCCACTGTGGCCTCATCCACCgttgaagatgatgttTCTTTTCTCATTGCACAGCTCGACTCTACCACTTCTTCGGCGCGCCTTCTTGCTTATCTCATCCTCCATTCTCTCGTCATTACCCTTCGTGGCCCCCGTCAACTTTCGACTTGTCTCTCTATTCTCAAGTATCTCTCTCCTCGATTGGCTGGTCACTCTTTGAGGGACCTTAAGCACGCGGATGAGAACGTCAATACTGTATATATGGAAAGTGTCTACAAAAAGACTGAGGAGACTCGCACCACTCTGCGAGCGACTGTCAGCATCTTGGCAGCTATGAGCAAGGTTACCAAGCCTGGTGGCCAGATCGTCTGGTTGTCCGGAGAGAGCAAAGCGAAGGATGCTTCTTACAAGACTTTCGCCCAGCAAATCTACCTTTGGGCGAACACTGCCATTCTTCCTGCTAATGTTGCCCAGTCTCTTCTCCGCTCTCTTCTCACGCAGCTCGGCGAAGAAGCCCTTTTGTTCTTGTCTTCTATCTGGacttcttccacttctcCCGCCCCTTTGCGCACTTCAGCGCTCAAGCATGCCCTTGCCTTCATCCACGCCTATGCTACCCTTCCTACTAGCCCCGCTGCTCAAGGTCAACCCGTGGATTTCCAAGTGATTTTGCCTCAGATTCTGATTGCTTTGCAGGACAGCGATAAGGATGTTAGACGGGTGGCGGTTGATGTTTTAAGAAGCGTGGAGGGCGGTGAAGGAATGGGTGATGTTTACGCTTTGGATGCTGTTTACGGTGACCGATCTG AAATGACTCAACTCCTTAAGTCAATTGACAGGAAGAAATACATTGAAACACTCGTTGAGGTTGCTGAAGAATTTGTCATTGACCCTCTGAGGTTGAAAGCTTTCCACACTGAAGTGCTCAACATGCAGTCCGGCAAGAATAGGAAAGAGTCTGCCCACCGTCGAGCGATTATTGGATTCCTCATGTCCCATGTTGCCTCTTACCGAGCTATCCACGCTCGTCTTGTTCTCCTATCCCTCCTTTCTGATGTACACGACACTTCTATTTTGCGAAGCGCCATCCCTCTTCTCGCTAGCCTCTTAGACGATAAGTCCGAGGAAAGTATCTGGTTGGGCAGCACGCCTGACGGACAGCAAGGTCTGTACTTGCAGGCTTTGATGGGCAGCTTGAAGGTGCAGAGCATCAGCGTTCTTGGTGAAGCTGGTGGAGAAGGGTGGGAGTTCCTTCTCAACTTGCTGGATGCCTCAAAGTCATCTC GTTTCATCGCCCGACTTCGAATCCTTTCTTTCAAATCCATGGTTGGCGGTGTTTTCTCCGCCCTTGGACCTCAGCAGCAGATTGAATATATCACTGCTCTTATACAGTGTATTCATGCTCTCCCTACCGACGATGCTCTTGATACTGTCAAGGTGCTTGAGAAGCTCGACATTCAGCCGAGCATTCTCATTGAGTTGATTGAGCATTTATCTGATCCTTTGGAGATGAGTGTCAATAggaagaggcagaggcAGGATGCTGC AGATGATGGGAAGCCTACACAGGCAGTACATGAACTCACTACCCTTGTTGACTCTCGCAACTGGCCTTCCATTCCCGCCAGTGCTTCTCTTGTAGCATCTCTCATGTCCATCCTTTCTGCTCTCCTCACCAAGCGGCTCATCATTAAGGAAGGTATCGATTATCTCGAACAGGAAGTTCTCGGTGCCATCCTTGCTTTGGTTGAACGAATTACCGACGCCCAGGAGATCCAGAGGGCTCACGTCGGTATCGAGGTGGTCATCAAGGTCATAAGAGCCTCTACCAACCCTCGAACTGCTCAACGAGCATTGCTTGTTGCGTCCGAGTTGGCTAGGCTTATCCCTGATGCTGTGTTGCATAACGTCATGCCCATCTTTACTTTCATGGGTGCAAGCGATTTCCAGAGGGATGACGCGTACACCTTCGGTGTGGTCGAAAAG ACTGTTTCTAGGATCGTCCCTGTCATGACCGAGTCTCTTAAGGAGAAGGCGCAGAGCAGCTTGGAACTCTATACTGAGTCTCTGACTTTCTTGAGTATCTTCACTGACATGGCTGGCCGTCTGCCTCGCCACCGCACCCTTCC CTTCTTCGTCCACCTTGTCAAATCTCTCGGCGCTTCCGATTACCTCGCCCCTGTCTGCATGCTCCTTGTTGATCGCGCGACTACTAAGGCCGGCAGGAATAAGGAATCGGTGTCTAATGTCCTTGAGCTTCCCGCCAACTTGGCCGCGGCCTTCGACGTTTCTGTGAAGACTGAAGCGCTTGGCGAAATCGTGCAGGAGCTGGCTAGGTTGATTGGTGACCTCAGCAAGACCGATAAGGAGGCATTCTTGAGCCAGAC TATCTCGGAGAACGATGCGACCGATCGTCCCCTCCGCCAGGCCACATACCTCCTttcgttcttctcctctctaCTCGGTCAACTACGAGGCAAAGCTTGCTCTCAAGCCCCCGTACAATCTGTTGTTCGTCAGCTCATCGTGCTTGCCGCTTCAACGTCTCAGCCCGTTATGGCGACTACCGACATCCCCGCCAATTTACATAAAGCCCTTGCTAGCACCATGCTTCTCCTTTCCGCAGATAACTTCTTGGGAGTCACTGCAGAGTTGCTCAGTGATGGCTCAGAGCAAGATATCATCATGTCTCTTGGTGTCTTTGCCGAGCGCCTTCCTCTCATCAAGTCCGAAGTCCGCTTGCGCTGCACTAAGATTATCGCTGAAATCCTCAAGAAGATCGGTGGTTTGCTGGCTGCGCCTGGAGCCACTGTCAGTGCAGCTCTGGAGGCTGTTAAGTCTGTAACTAAGACTGCGATTGCTCAAGAGGATGGCGCCCTGGCCAGCGTTTTACCTGCCATCGTAGGCTGTGTTGGGATGGTCAAAGAGAgtgctgttgttgttgctgcgTTGTCGTTGATCGAATTATTAAT TCGACGTCTGGCCGCACGAACAATCCCCATTATCCAGTCCATCTTGGACACTTCCCTCAACCTTGTTAAATCTACCAAATCGGCTGCTGCAGTTACCAACCGTGCCTTTGTCACCCTTTCTTCTGTCATTGAGACCATCCCTACCTTCGTTTCCTCCAAGCAGCTCAGTGCTATTCTTATCACTACCATCGATTATCGAACGGTCGAAGAAACAAGCCCCTCCTCCTTGTTCACCACACTTGCCAAGAAAATTCGCACGAAGTCTCTTTTCCCTGTCCTCATAGAAGTCTGGAAGACAGTGCAAGAAAAGGACGGCGACAGTGAAATGAAGGGTTTCTTTGAAATGTTAAGGTTGACGTTGAAGAATGCGACAAGGGAAGATTTGCCTAGCATGCTCAAGCCTGTCTTTGCTTTCTTCTTGGATGTGTTCGACTTGAGGCATCGATTGCAACTCAAGGGTGTTGATACAAAGGTTATCAACGACGTGGAAGAGTCTGCTATCGGATCTTTCCTCGAGTTGGTCACCAAGCTCAACGAGCCTACATTCAAGCCATTGTTCATCAGGCTGTATGACTGGGCTGTCATTGACTTGGCTGAGGGCAAGAACGTCGACAATGAGCGTTTGACTGAAAGGAAGATTGTGCTCCTCCATGTGATGATGGGCCTGCTTACCAAGTTCAAGAACCTTCTCTCACCCTATATGGGCACACTTCTCCCTCACGTTCAAGAGCTTCTTCCCGCTTTTGCAACTGGCTCCATTCGCTCAGAGCCTCTCTGGACTCTTCTCCTTAACGTCCTCGGCAAATCCTTCGAAGTCGACTCTGGCGCCTTCTGGACTGACGCTTTGGAGATCGAGCTCCTTCCTCAGCTTGTCGCGCAAgtttcccttttcctttccattgctccttcttcccagAACCCCCGGCCCATCTCCAGCTGTTTGGCGAGCCTTGCTGGCAGTACCACTGCCGAAAACGTCTTGAGACGTCTCAACACCGCAGTGTGCCTTGCTACTAGGTCTGACGACCCGAAGGCAAGGTTGGCTGCCCTTGATGCTCTCGGTGCCATTTGGGACGCCCAGGCAGAAGAGATGGTAGGTTTGGTGCCAGAAACTGTAAGCGAGTTCCTGGCGGAGTTgttggaagatgagagcAAGGACGTGGAAATTGCGGCGCGTGTTGTGTTGGCCAAAATTGAAAAGGTGACAGGTAGTTTGACGGAATATCTCGAGTAG
- a CDS encoding SMC2orf, putative (Similar to TIGR gene model, INSD accession AAW45357.1), whose amino-acid sequence MSKRAAPSSLPDQKRTRFAPSHTTHSISPSGTPASLEDDDAYLNDDFESNAAATRQKARRSLRDTGGYASDSSGDEEGVVPSRRPGAKDDDEDDVDMFADDVDEGKGKDKGKPKEKEFMDLEDIEGQEFDKPSQAKDDSDSETEEVKTGLDGDMGIDITPFNMKNELAEGRFTAGGETYVANDEDPNDKYDVWLSDLDKEEIKKARRAHREQQRLEEEREAKEAGGGEEKEKKEQELLQAALGLMERGETVLEALQRLGKQVEDERKKREAGSKKKSWAERQKERKVLMAAQEEQTDSIHTSNPFTNLSNIVSGLTTIGHLDVYSLSRESIQRMLPVPADGAHNPPRAAPPPQPAADNRQFQYRFSMAYVRNLPEGQRPVEREVFGPFSLLQLRGWRSTGFFGPSCENVELRLVPDGGEPGQWGPWTEVVEQ is encoded by the exons ATGTCAAAGCGTGCGGCCCCATCCTCTTTGCCGGACCAAAAACGAACCAGGTTCGCTCCTAGTCATACAACTCATTCCATCTCCCCCAGCGGCACCCCAGCTTCCCTCGAGGACGATGACGCGTATCTCAACGATGATTTTGAGTCCAACGCAGCTGCTACCCGCCAAAAAGCCCGAAGAAGCTTAAGAGATACTGGTGGTTACGCCTCTGACTCAAGCGGAGACGAAGAGGGTGTTGTGCCGTCTCGACGCCCGGGGGCcaaagatgatgatgaagatgatgtgGACATGTTTGCCGACGACGTAGATGAGGGAAAGGGTAAAGACAAGGGAAAGCccaaggagaaggagttTATGGACCTGGAAGACATTGAGGGGCAAGAGTTTGACAAGCCGTCACAAGCAAAGGATGATAGCGATTCGGAGACTGAAGAAGTGAAGACCGGGCTAGATGGGGATATGGGCATCGATATCACACCCTTCAATATGAAGAACGAGCTAGCTGAAGGCAGATTTACTGCTGGTGGAGAGACGTATGTCGCCAATGACGAAGACCCAAATGACAAGTACGATGTTTGGTTAAGCGATCTTGATAAGGAAGAAATCAAGAAAGCGCGAAGAGCTCATCGGGAGCAGCAGAGActtgaagaggaaagagaagcaaaggaggctggaggaggagaggaaaaggagaagaaggagcaaGAGTTGCTGCAAGCTGCACTGGGTCTTatggaaagaggagaaaCCGTGCTTGAGGCGCTGCAGCGTTTGGGCAAGCAAGTAGAAGATGAGCgaaagaagagggaagcTGGCTCAAAGAAAAAAAGTTGGGCCGAACGAcaaaaggaaaggaaagtTTTGATGGCAGCCCAAGAGGAGCAGAC CGATTCTATTCACACCTCTAATCCCTTTACAAATCTCTCTAACATTGTATCGGGCCTTACTACCATTGGCCATCTTGATGTCTATTCCCTGTCACGGGAATCCATCCAAAGGATGTTACCTGTCCCCGCGGACGGAGCTCATAACCCTCCTCGAGCAGCTCCTCCGCCTCAGCCGGCAGCGGACAACAGGCAGTTTCAGTACAGGTTCTCAATGGCCTACGTTAGGAACTTGCCGGAAGGTCAACGACCAGTTGAACGTGAAGTTTTTG GGCCATTCTCATTACTACAGCTACGAGGATGGCGTTCCACAGGTTTCTTTGGGCCTTCGTGTGAGAACGTCGAGTTGAGACTGGTACCAGATGGCGGTGAACCCGGGCAATGGGGTCCTTGGACAGAGGTCGTTGAGCAATGA
- a CDS encoding Hypothetical Protein (Similar to TIGR gene model, INSD accession AAW45517.1), with product MPKLKAALAAQQHSAAKIAAKKRAQAAEDAKRASIKASIDGVKKGKKRAKATASKTVSEAKSEILEQAAKSKGKVKPPTIPFDKQDTILLLGEANFSFSLSLLREPHNLPAHQILATVYDSEKVTLEKYPDAAENIRLLKEKGVQVEFGVDAGALEKCKAVGKGRRWSRVIFNFPHVGAGITDQDRNILTNQHMLLKFFRSVEPLLTEGPTHIPIPQRSSSKRNGKDKQKGKQKKPSSDDEIAPGVEEEEEEDFFFNDDPTFTNPKIIAPAELTPPKRAGTVLITLLSCPPYTLWCLPQLAARPPPICPGTNLPQPRYTLLRSFEFRPEIYDGYAHRRTIGWKEGLSKSENEEILGRKGIPRTYEFVRTTNMKDD from the exons ATGCCCAAGCTAAAAGCAGCTCTCGCTGCTCAACAACATTCTGCTGCCAAAATCGCCGCTAAAAAGCGGGCTCAGGCAGCTGAAGACGCCAAGCGCGCAAGTATTAAGGCCAGTATTGACGGTGTCaaaaagggcaagaagCGAGCCAAGGCAACTGCATCAAAGACGGTCAGTGAGGCCAAGTCAGAAATACTTGAGCAAGCCGCGAAGAGCAAAGGCAAGGTAAAACCCCCAACGATCCCGTTCGACAAGCAAGATACCATTCTCCTTCTGGGCGAGGCAAacttctccttttctctttctctgCTTCGCGAACCGCATAATCTCCCAGCGCATCAGATTCTCGCCACAGTCTACGACAGTGAAAAGGTCACCTTGGAAAAGTACCCCGATGCGGCGGAGAATATCCGGCTATTGAAAGAAAAGGGGGTGCAAGTAGAGTTTGGAGTAGATGCCGGTGCTTTGGAAAAGTGCAAGGCGGTCGGCAAAGGTAGAAGATGGAGTAGAGTGATATTCAACTTCCCTCATGTTG GCGCTGGTATAACGGACCAAGACCGAAATATTCTTACCAACCAACATATGCTGCTCAAGTTTTTCCGCTCTGTCGAACCACTTCTTACCGAAGGTCCGACTCACATACCTATACCACAACGTTCATCTTCAAAGAGGAACGGCAAAGACAAGCAAAAGGGAAAGCAAAAAAAGCCCTCTTCAGATGATGAGATTGCTCCTGGagttgaagaggaagaggaggaagacTTCTTTTTTAACGATGATCCCACCTTTACCAACCCCAAGATCATTGCACCTGCAGAGCTCACTCCTCCCAAGCGAGCCGGTACAGTGCTTATCACCCTCCTATCCTGCCCCCCCTATACTCTCTGGTGTCTCCCACAACTTGCGGCGCGACCACCTCCCATATGTCCTGGGACCAACCTTCCTCAACCCCGATATACGCTCTTGAGATCGTTTGAGTTTAGACCTGAAATCTATGATGGGTACGCCCATAGACGAACTATCGGGTGGAAGGAGGGTTTGAGTAAGAGTGAGAATGAGGAGATTCTTGGGAGGAAGGGTATCCCTAGAACGTATGAGTTTGTTAGGACCACCAACATGAAAGATGACTAG